TAGTGCAGGCAGATGTACGGGGCATTTGCACTGTTATATAATTTATCTTGTGCGACCAAATTTTTGATACATGTGTGCATGTGTGTGTGAATGACAGTTACCATTttgacccccaaaaaaaaaagtatcaagGAGCTGCAAATTCTCAAGGCTTAAACACACATTTAACAGATAAAAAGGACAAATAAGCAATAGCAAAACACATCTAATTATACACCTTGTGGACTGACATGGAGATGGTCAAGAACATAGGACAAAAATCCTTCAAAAAGCAGGCTAGACGCCAATGCACTTAAAACCTTCATCGGCTATCAAAGGTGAAATGCCACAAAGGAGAGAATAGACatgcatttaatttaattaaccCTGAGTCTACCAGTCTCAAACAATGGGGGCAACCCCATCTTATTCCTCGTGCTTTCTGAAGCTAAATTTTACTCTGTTAAAGGAAATTAACTTTCTTCAACATTGCTACAGACTGTTTCTGACTTCATTGACAATTCCATCATTTTCTGTCAAAATTGGCTGTGATTGAATTTCATTATGTgcctaattttttattttattcagaatAATATTGCCTTTATTTCGAATgatttattgatttatttattcaattGAGTTCTACTTCCATTCGACGAGAATCTGTAGCAATATTGAGGTAATGTTTTAGGACCATAACCATAGAAAAAATTAATGTATGAAAAGTGCTTCAAAATAAAGAATGTTCTTGCAGGACGGCTACTAAGTTTTATATCACGCATATACTGTTTGATTGACAAAATAGAAGAAGTGAACTCCCAACATTACCAATCCAGCAAAATGTTTACCCAAAGAAGTGGTGGAAATATAGTATCAAAAGTCATAGAAAGTCACCTTTAACTGCAGCATCCAAGTTCTCCTTAACTGTAGGTATGGGCTTCGGCTGGATATTCTGCTGCAAATCATTACCAACAACAGAGTCCACACTCGAATCAAATAGCTCTGAGTATTCCTTCCTTTCACTACCAGATGTAACTACACTAGATTTTCCATCCATTTTGCCTGAAAAGAGGGATAAGTCATTAATGTCAAAAAGTTAAGTACAGAATACCTCATGTTTAAAGAGTAGTAGGGAACAGAACATAACACTATACATCTAATACAGAGATGGAACAAATCAAGCAATATTAAGAAGACCATCACTGTCTCACCAACTGCTACTCCCATGTGATATTCTTCAGTGGTTTCTGCTCCTATGTTTGGCTGGCACTTGTCATTAATGGCAGGTTCCAAGCTAAGAGAGGGGACCTCCAAAATATCCTTTGTGCTGCAACCAAGTGGGAGATTATTAACTGTTGTACCTGCAATCAAATGTACAAGATAAACTAATTTAAAAAACAATGACTGACTTAATGGCTGTGCAACAACCCCTAAATATCGAATGCACTGGTTTCTCGGAATGTTGGATTGGTTGCACAGTCTAACATGGCACTTCATTCCTGTATCTACTTCCTCATAAATCAACAGGCCAGGGCTCTTCCGTGCGCTATGTTTTTTGCTAATAATATTAACTTAGCTATATAAGAGAACAAATTACAGAATACTTAAAAGAGTTTATCAGATGTGATTCCCAAACCCTAATTGTAATGAGTCATGTGGTCTAAATTTGATGCCTAGAACTTGTACCACTCTTTTCATTTCTGCTTTACCTTTTTCATTATGGCCTTATTGTTCTACACAACAGCTTGATTCAGAGCATCAAATAAGAACCTTGTTAAAACCCAATTATTCCGACATTCCTAAAAAGTCAGAAATTGCAGTGCCAACTTTTCCATCCATTTGTTAATGAAAGAGAAACTATTGGGCCCataatttttttcccctctgCTGTCCAATTGCAAGTTCCAAGATAACTTTACCTTTAGCAATTGGCAAAGCAAGACACCAGGAATCTCCTACAACCCATGTGTAACCATTAGCATAATTATAGTGCTTCTTTGGACATATAGGTTCATTGACAAACTAAAAAGGATGATGTCTATATATCATTGTGCTTTTATCAAAGCAAAATGAAATAGCGATAGAGCTCGCTATCTTTTTCCCCTAAAAAATTACAAAGCTCAAATATATTAGGCACATAGTagtgattttttatttctttgcactGTAACTCAAGAATTGCTGAACACTAAGTCCATTAAATGCTTTAGAAGTACTCAAATCAATTGCTCTCTGTCAATTGACAATAAAGTTCCTTACGCTCCATAAGACTGTTGTAAGCCACCTTAGCAGCACTCATCTCTGACTGCTTCTTGGTTTTGCATTCTTGACCTTGATAAGTTTTACCTCCAACTTCAATGGTGGATACAAAAGTCGGCATGTGAGATGGACCAGTTTTTACTGTGCTATATGATGGAAAGTAAAATCCCTCTTTGTGGGCCAATTCTTGTAATAAAGTCTTGTATAGGCCTTCATCCTGTGATCATTTTAGAAATATACGACCACATTAGGCAAGAACATGACAAAGAAAGCACCAAAAAATGTGATGAAGAAAACATTCTTACAAATTTAGAAAGGCTATTAGCAGACTAACCTCCTGAATTTCACCAAGAGATAATGACTCCAAAGCAACTTTTGCAGCTGCATGTTCAGCATCTTTCAACGTAGGATAACATTCTAGAGTTCGGTAAGTTCTTCCATCAATCATCACGCTAGCCCTAAATAGACGTGCATGAGGAGGACCATCAAACTCATAAGAATACTCAGGAAGAGCAAGACTTTTCTTCTGTGCATAATGCTGCAACCGACTCTTGTAGACATGCAGCAAGTCTGAAAGAGATGATGATAACCATCAACAGGAAGATCATACGCACATGAGTAACTTATCATGGATTTCCTGAGAAGATGAATCTACAAGCCAAAGAAGACAGACATGACACAACTACACATGGACTAAGCACCGTTGCAATAAGTATACTACAACACCATTGAGGATATGACAACATACACTAGTCATCATGGTCATACAGAAAACAATGCCTCCAAATCACTTTTTAGCCGCTCTAGGATATAATCTTGTTTAGTTAAGCTGTTCAAAATAGGCATCATAAAGAACATTAAAGTAAGGAATAAATCCAACATATTTGCTGACCTTTGGCCCTACTTTCATCCTTGTGAGCCAGGGGTGTTTCATTGACCGGACTCATTGCAACATTTCCTCCAACCTTTTGATGCAAGTTATCTTTCTTTGCATGTCTAACATCCACAATACTGCTGGATGCCGCAAAACCTGTGGAATTCAATATAAAGTCCGTGAAACATATCTAATTCCAATACTGAAGCTGAAACTACTCATATTCCCTTGAAAATGCATCTCAATTTCTTACTTGAATTTGACTAATAAGAGTGTTAATTGACTATGTTTAAGGCTGTGTGCAATAACAACATAGAGCTAAGAGCAAGACAACAAagaaatattgtcattttttgAGCAGATAACAAAGTAATAAAGAGTTACACACAAATCATCTAAATGCATTCTGTTAGTAACAAGCAATTACAAGATAAAGTGTGTCATGTCATGAGTTTCCATAACTTAAAACACAAAACAAGCAAATTATTTACTAGTACCAAATTTATGGTAGATGTATTCTAATAATTAGAAGTATAATTTATTATTGCCCAAAAACCTCAGAACTTGGAGGATTCGTGTATTTAActgaaatacaaaaaaaaaaaatcaggctGACTTGCTCGGAGAGTTACTAGCAGTTATACGTCGAATTCAATTAGTTTGAGCTGAATTGAGACTTCTAGCAGTGGTTCTGTATACACCGAGTTGGCACAAAAATGTACGACGTACCAGAATATAATCACACACCACAATCTTATACACCCTATGTGGACGCGTAAATAATCCATTCACAGCGCCAGTTAGACGGTTATATGCATGCActggaaaattaaaaaaaaaaaaaaaaaaaaaattggccgTAAAAAAGCAACCAAATTTAAGATGCAACAACTAAAGCTGAAAGTACAAACGGAAAATGCATCCGCAAAACTAGTGAATCAAATGAAGATTAATATAATTCAACATCAAATGATGTATCAAAAGGGGACACGTTTGGGTAAACTTGCGTGAAATTGAGGatgaaagagaagaaaaacatCGTATCGTACCAGGagaaagaggaggaggaggagaggtGACGGAGATGGGGGAGGCAGAGAAGTGGTCGTAAGCAAGCTTGGCAGCGACATTTTGAGAGTCTTTTGATGATTTGCACTGATTGAGGGGCGACTCGAAGGACATTCCGGCGACGGTGACAGTGGTGGTGAAGCGAGGGCAGTGATCGGGTCCATCCTTCACCGTTGTATAAACTGGTAATTCCCAAGCATGCTGGTGGCAAAGTTCTTGTAACTTCGACTTAAacatctctctttcttttttttttttcggtttaATTGCTGTGCCTCTGTGAGGTTGTTCTGTAaatgaatcttttttttttttttcttattaagTTTTGGTACAGagtaggaggaggaggaggaggaggagcgaGGCTGAGGAAATCCGAAGCAGAGTTTAGTCGAGAAGCAGACAAAGGAGAATCGCGCTCTGTTTGTTTTTGAGTGTTAGttctgggtttttttttttttttggggggtgtAACGTAAATTGCGTTTGGCTGAAGGAGGCGGGATTTTGGAGGGGAATCTAGATACAcctgatttttatttatttattgaagcCACAAGATACATGATCTGATCAGTGATCTGTACCGGTATATATGGATCCCTAACCTACCCTACCCGCTGactataattatttttttattttttgggtactAATGACGCCGTGTCATGTAAATGTACGATAAGAAAAAGGTCGATTGACTGCAGCCTAAGATTTGTGCTGATAGGGAAAGGGTGGAAGGGTATCCCCGTCACGAGCCGGAGATCAGATGCCATCTAAGTATTTAACGGGAACTTTTTAATCTGTCATGGGGTACAGCAGGATTTTAGCATTTATGCCGTGCCAAGGGGTTAACTTTACCACGCATTAGCAGTGTGTCAGTTAACCATTAGTACAAGAAAACGACAAAAGGACGGCCATAGCTTAGACTGGTGCGGTGCAACGTTTCTAATAGTAGAAAAAGAAGAGGATAAGATGATGGAACGAACATACAACCGTGACCAAATTTCGTGCAGCACAAAAACCAATTAATTATATAGCATTTCATTTCGTGACGTACATTAATAAGAGACCCGGTGCCTTCTAAAAGGCAAACATCCCTCAACATACACAGGTTTAAAACATGGGATGAAACGAGATCCACAAGAGAAAGAAGCAAAATGCCCCCGCAGGGCCGGCCAACTACACCTACTTTGCGAATATTCCGCAAAACACCCCAAGCCAAGAGTGTTATTAAACAAAACAcgatttttttcccaaaaaaaaaaataataataacaataatttgcAAGAGAAAAATGAATCAGTGATTAAGGTCCTGCATCCCCCAGGTCTTTCATTTGGCACTGGCAAGCTGGGTGCGGATTTGCTTGGCGGCGGCAACCATGTTTTGGAGGGCCGGCTTCACCTCAGCGTACTTGCGGGTCTTGAGACCACAATCAGGGTTGACCCACAAGATGTTCGTATCCAGCACTGCAAGCATCTTGTTAACTCTGTCAGCAATCTCTTCTGTCGATGGTATTCTTGGAGAGTGAATGTCATAGACACCCGGACCAATTCCAGCACCGTACTTGACTCCCTCGCGGAAAACAGAAAGGAGCTTCTCATCAGATCGGGAGTTCTCAATGGTGATCACATCAGCATCCATGTCGATGATGGAGTGAATGATATCATTGAAGTTGGAGTAGCACATGTGAGTGTGAATCTGTCCAATGCAAAAGATTATCAATTAGTATAAATCTCAAGGACGCAAAGAgcaaaatgttttttttttttaaccattcaatttgaagaaaaaggGCTCAAGAAAGAACCTGAGTTGTGTCCTGGACACCGCAGTTAGTGATTCTGAATGAGTGAACAGCCCAGTCCAAATAGAACGCATGTTCAGCCTTCCTGAGAGGCAAACCTTCTCTCAAAGCAGCTTCATCAATTTGAATAACATTGATGCCTGCCTTCTCAAGATCTTCTACTTCGTCCTTAATGGCCAAGGCGATCTGATagcatgtttcaaatctgggaACAGAAAAAACAGCGCATAAGCAGCATAGTCTACAACCTAACAAAGCTTGATACActtcataaataaataattcttcCACCacaagcaaaggaaagaagaggGGAAAGCTTCTATTTTGTTACCTTGGTTGGTCATTACGAACAAAAGACCAGTTGAGGATGGTAACAGGGCCAGTAAGCATTCCCTTCATTGGGCGCTTGGTCATGCTCTGAGCTGTCGAGGACCAGAAAACAGTCATTGGGTTGGGGCGGCTCACATCACCATAAATGATAGGGGGCTTCACACAGCGAGATCCATAAGATTGCACCCAGCCATTTGCTGTAAAGGCAAAACCAGACAGCTGCTCGCCAAAGTACTCAACCATATCATTCCTCTA
The Coffea arabica cultivar ET-39 chromosome 6c, Coffea Arabica ET-39 HiFi, whole genome shotgun sequence genome window above contains:
- the LOC140008385 gene encoding double-stranded RNA-binding protein 1-like isoform X2, which gives rise to MFKSKLQELCHQHAWELPVYTTVKDGPDHCPRFTTTVTVAGMSFESPLNQCKSSKDSQNVAAKLAYDHFSASPISVTSPPPPLSPGFAASSSIVDVRHAKKDNLHQKVGGNVAMSPVNETPLAHKDESRAKDLLHVYKSRLQHYAQKKSLALPEYSYEFDGPPHARLFRASVMIDGRTYRTLECYPTLKDAEHAAAKVALESLSLGEIQEDEGLYKTLLQELAHKEGFYFPSYSTVKTGPSHMPTFVSTIEVGGKTYQGQECKTKKQSEMSAAKVAYNSLMERTTVNNLPLGCSTKDILEVPSLSLEPAINDKCQPNIGAETTEEYHMGVAVGKMDGKSSVVTSGSERKEYSELFDSSVDSVVGNDLQQNIQPKPIPTVKENLDAAVKGEEKNAKRYRCSPTENMHESRPEISSPSSASLNTPSSCSMPSVSVESDAAKPAGGNTRRTKILVFPRGSPMEIPEGASILPYSDDKWVAVKVELNQNQQP
- the LOC140008385 gene encoding double-stranded RNA-binding protein 1-like isoform X1, yielding MFKSKLQELCHQHAWELPVYTTVKDGPDHCPRFTTTVTVAGMSFESPLNQCKSSKDSQNVAAKLAYDHFSASPISVTSPPPPLSPGFAASSSIVDVRHAKKDNLHQKVGGNVAMSPVNETPLAHKDESRAKDLLHVYKSRLQHYAQKKSLALPEYSYEFDGPPHARLFRASVMIDGRTYRTLECYPTLKDAEHAAAKVALESLSLGEIQEDEGLYKTLLQELAHKEGFYFPSYSTVKTGPSHMPTFVSTIEVGGKTYQGQECKTKKQSEMSAAKVAYNSLMERTTVNNLPLGCSTKDILEVPSLSLEPAINDKCQPNIGAETTEEYHMGVAVGKMDGKSSVVTSGSERKEYSELFDSSVDSVVGNDLQQNIQPKPIPTVKENLDAAVKAAILSPGEEKNAKRYRCSPTENMHESRPEISSPSSASLNTPSSCSMPSVSVESDAAKPAGGNTRRTKILVFPRGSPMEIPEGASILPYSDDKWVAVKVELNQNQQP